In one window of Methanocorpusculum sp. DNA:
- a CDS encoding Yip1 family protein — protein sequence MHANEVRHYASPILVKSRQFFATLTSERLIVEGGPSPREFKVSSILSASPCKLETGEPGLKLIVSTPDGQKEMIWGFPVGNAFKIGEQEAWTDQITKVSGVKPFAEGGGEVAKPRTAVPPRIPAPELKIKTSIPAPDIPANSIRPDFVSGESVVIETAGVRVKRTFYTIYLTNIRLILQNTTGKIGREFAIAELMDAAAFETEEGEPAIALSVGSQTGAKQMVLSFPTESARSAWMQEIKAKLPVRQTLISAASEPTVVTCTGLFAPDAGERVILSTGGVRIKRNFITLHLTNTRMVIEGKAAILGEFSLNTLVRAIRLAGEVGEPGIALQIAGREGEKEMHLLFSGMPDREQWIQKLSEIIPEEDHSMYAPEQHQYTVTTVAQPTQRNSQDTYCPACGARNHVDDEVCALCGTLLHPPVESSRAPARREKRAKAERPAKRDRPERGEKREKVPYNGGAIGFITRPSDAFSYYLRETPRDALGMFLLSGALWAVLSVLMIAYVLPVVLRISITDFPIFSALQTDLMLLVLFVLVLYVIWIICVMIQALITGIVARVCEPEVRFSEIMAIVMRSTLSYPVIGWIPILGQFAAGIWSAVVTWKGLTAGQNMRAGQAAVAAFLGLIIVYMLLFAVGSI from the coding sequence ATGCACGCAAATGAAGTTCGGCATTACGCATCACCAATACTCGTAAAGAGCCGACAGTTTTTTGCCACCCTGACAAGTGAACGGCTCATTGTTGAAGGGGGTCCGTCACCTAGGGAATTCAAGGTCAGCAGTATCCTCTCAGCCTCCCCCTGTAAACTAGAAACAGGCGAGCCGGGTCTGAAACTTATCGTCTCGACACCGGACGGGCAAAAGGAAATGATTTGGGGGTTCCCGGTAGGGAATGCATTCAAGATCGGTGAGCAGGAGGCATGGACAGATCAGATCACGAAGGTCAGCGGGGTAAAACCGTTTGCCGAAGGAGGAGGCGAGGTCGCAAAGCCCCGGACCGCAGTCCCCCCTCGGATCCCTGCGCCTGAGCTGAAGATCAAAACCTCCATTCCTGCACCCGATATCCCGGCAAACAGTATCCGTCCGGATTTTGTTTCCGGTGAGTCAGTCGTTATCGAAACGGCGGGCGTCCGAGTCAAACGGACATTTTATACCATATATCTGACAAACATCCGGCTGATCCTTCAGAATACGACCGGAAAGATCGGCAGGGAGTTTGCGATCGCTGAGCTGATGGATGCGGCGGCGTTCGAGACTGAGGAAGGGGAACCGGCGATCGCGCTTTCCGTTGGATCGCAGACAGGCGCAAAGCAGATGGTCCTGTCATTCCCGACAGAGTCCGCCCGAAGTGCCTGGATGCAGGAAATAAAAGCGAAACTGCCGGTACGACAGACACTGATCTCAGCTGCGTCTGAGCCGACGGTCGTGACCTGTACCGGGTTGTTCGCTCCCGATGCCGGTGAGCGGGTGATCCTATCAACAGGCGGCGTTCGGATCAAGCGGAATTTTATTACGCTGCATCTGACGAACACCCGGATGGTTATTGAGGGCAAGGCGGCAATTTTAGGTGAGTTTTCACTGAACACGCTTGTCCGGGCCATCCGTCTCGCGGGTGAGGTCGGCGAGCCGGGCATTGCCCTGCAGATCGCGGGAAGAGAGGGAGAGAAGGAGATGCATCTGCTGTTCTCCGGTATGCCTGACCGCGAACAGTGGATCCAGAAGCTTTCCGAGATCATTCCCGAGGAAGACCATTCGATGTATGCGCCGGAGCAACATCAGTACACGGTGACCACGGTCGCCCAGCCGACTCAAAGAAATTCGCAGGATACATACTGTCCTGCGTGCGGGGCACGAAACCATGTGGATGATGAGGTCTGTGCCCTGTGCGGGACGCTTTTGCATCCGCCGGTCGAGTCTTCCCGTGCTCCTGCACGCCGGGAGAAACGGGCGAAGGCTGAGAGACCTGCGAAACGTGATAGACCGGAGAGAGGAGAGAAGCGTGAGAAAGTGCCGTATAACGGCGGAGCGATCGGATTTATCACCCGGCCTTCGGATGCGTTTTCCTATTATCTGCGCGAGACACCCCGGGACGCTCTGGGAATGTTTTTGTTGTCGGGAGCGTTGTGGGCGGTTCTTTCGGTCCTGATGATCGCGTATGTGCTCCCGGTCGTTTTGCGGATCTCCATCACGGATTTCCCGATCTTTTCTGCTCTACAGACCGATCTGATGCTTCTGGTCCTGTTCGTCCTGGTGTTGTATGTGATCTGGATCATCTGCGTGATGATCCAGGCACTGATCACCGGGATCGTTGCACGGGTCTGTGAGCCGGAGGTTCGGTTTTCAGAGATCATGGCGATCGTTATGCGAAGCACGCTTTCGTATCCGGTGATCGGATGGATCCCGATCCTGGGTCAGTTTGCAGCTGGTATCT
- a CDS encoding HdeD family acid-resistance protein: protein MTDNSCPMCGSTFGSLLAKGILMIILGILMMVFTLASLFASEILLAILLIFVGITLLTAGTTFFGQPKRTWWVVVLGILVIIFGILTLIFPVIMLVYAMYVLAAAALIGGLTDLALALMGKSAQVNRGLLAVSGILGIILGILFLINPVISAFTIIEIAGIFFFAFGIVAIIEAFMAKSAAV from the coding sequence ATGACTGACAATTCCTGTCCTATGTGCGGAAGTACCTTCGGGTCGCTTCTGGCAAAAGGCATATTGATGATCATTCTCGGTATCCTGATGATGGTCTTTACCCTGGCCTCACTGTTCGCCAGTGAGATCCTGCTTGCAATCCTGCTGATCTTTGTGGGTATCACTCTTCTGACCGCAGGAACAACCTTCTTTGGCCAGCCAAAACGCACCTGGTGGGTCGTCGTTCTCGGTATCCTTGTGATCATTTTTGGTATCCTAACCCTGATTTTCCCGGTGATCATGCTCGTTTACGCGATGTATGTTCTTGCGGCAGCAGCATTGATCGGCGGATTGACCGACCTTGCCCTTGCCCTGATGGGAAAATCCGCTCAGGTCAACCGTGGTCTTCTCGCTGTTTCCGGTATCCTCGGCATCATTCTTGGTATCCTGTTCCTGATCAACCCGGTCATTTCGGCATTCACCATCATCGAGATCGCGGGTATCTTCTTCTTTGCTTTCGGTATCGTCGCGATCATCGAAGCATTCATGGCAAAATCCGCTGCTGTATAA
- a CDS encoding AAA family ATPase — protein sequence MRQKQPGSQIDRITIRGFRSIRSCDLRLRDINILIGANGAGKSNFLSVFCMMEQIFAKRLQNYVTYNGGPDSLLWFGRQETEKISVGIYFGNNGYGFDLKPTKDNRMMFEDEWFSWNLLKENRSLGCGHLESLYDAGTGTFIDKYVLKHVHQWVVYHFNETGDHAKVKHIHAINDNISLRQDAGNLAAYLYLMKLTAPNNYQRIRKVIQLAAPFFEDFILRPKPENPDMIELEWCSTHGNTLFKAADLSDGTLRFICLATLLLQPVENIPETVLLEEPELGLHPYALSLLAALIKSAGLVKQIIVSTQSALLLSEFELEDIIVVDWRDDASIFRRLEDDEELQNWIAQDYSLGELWEKNIFGGRPQ from the coding sequence ATGAGGCAGAAGCAACCCGGTTCCCAGATCGACCGGATAACGATCCGCGGATTCCGCTCGATACGATCCTGCGATCTCCGGCTTCGCGACATCAATATTCTCATAGGAGCCAACGGCGCCGGTAAATCTAATTTCCTCTCGGTGTTCTGCATGATGGAACAGATATTTGCAAAACGTCTGCAGAACTATGTCACCTATAACGGAGGTCCCGACTCTCTTCTCTGGTTCGGCAGGCAGGAGACCGAGAAGATCAGTGTCGGCATATACTTCGGAAACAACGGATACGGTTTCGATCTCAAACCCACAAAAGATAATCGGATGATGTTCGAGGATGAATGGTTCTCCTGGAATCTCCTCAAGGAGAACCGGTCACTTGGATGCGGACACCTGGAATCTTTGTATGATGCCGGGACCGGAACATTCATCGACAAATATGTGCTGAAACATGTTCATCAGTGGGTTGTCTATCACTTCAATGAAACAGGCGATCATGCAAAAGTCAAGCATATCCATGCGATCAATGATAACATTTCCCTCAGACAGGATGCAGGCAATCTTGCCGCGTATCTCTATCTGATGAAACTGACCGCCCCGAACAATTACCAGAGGATCAGAAAAGTGATCCAGCTTGCTGCTCCCTTCTTCGAGGATTTCATCCTGCGGCCGAAACCCGAGAATCCGGATATGATCGAACTCGAATGGTGTTCTACCCATGGAAATACACTGTTCAAAGCCGCGGATCTCTCCGACGGAACGCTCAGGTTCATCTGCCTTGCAACGCTTCTTCTTCAGCCTGTCGAGAACATCCCGGAAACGGTGCTTCTTGAGGAGCCGGAACTTGGTCTTCACCCCTATGCCCTTTCATTGCTTGCGGCCCTGATCAAATCCGCCGGTCTCGTGAAACAGATCATCGTTTCTACGCAGTCGGCTCTTCTACTGAGTGAGTTCGAGTTGGAGGACATCATCGTTGTCGACTGGCGGGACGACGCCTCAATCTTCCGCAGACTTGAGGATGACGAGGAGCTCCAGAACTGGATCGCTCAGGATTATTCTCTGGGAGAACTTTGGGAGAAGAACATCTTTGGCGGGAGACCGCAGTAA
- a CDS encoding DUF4276 family protein, which yields MGEEHLWRETAVSMVTLFISCEGYTEEVFIKRLMAKELAHLGVTLIPVIVMTSKRKSGAVCRGGCSSYDKIRRDVLNLCRRPGSYVTSMYDFYKFPAIPGYTVSYDLASPLERVTEMEAAFAEDIDRENFHANIQLHEFETLLFSDPSAFSVCGMSRKQVSKLAAVRRDFLPEEINGGEMTAPSKRILRVNPGYQKPTDGLTVAREIGLETMCTECPHFGKWVAWIKTLPETAKQTVHER from the coding sequence TTGGGAGAAGAACATCTTTGGCGGGAGACCGCAGTAAGCATGGTCACCCTGTTCATATCCTGTGAAGGGTATACCGAAGAGGTTTTTATCAAACGCCTGATGGCAAAGGAACTGGCGCATCTGGGTGTCACTCTCATTCCCGTGATCGTGATGACTTCAAAGCGTAAGTCGGGGGCCGTGTGCAGAGGGGGCTGCTCTTCCTACGATAAGATCAGGAGGGATGTACTGAATCTTTGCAGACGACCGGGTTCCTATGTCACGTCAATGTATGATTTCTATAAGTTTCCGGCGATCCCGGGATACACGGTGTCCTACGATCTAGCCTCCCCTCTTGAGCGGGTGACCGAGATGGAAGCGGCGTTTGCAGAGGATATCGACCGGGAAAATTTTCATGCAAACATCCAGCTGCATGAGTTCGAGACCCTGTTGTTTTCCGATCCTTCAGCGTTTTCCGTTTGCGGGATGAGCAGAAAACAGGTGAGTAAACTCGCAGCTGTCCGCAGGGATTTTCTCCCCGAAGAAATAAACGGCGGGGAGATGACCGCGCCTTCTAAACGGATACTGCGGGTCAATCCCGGATATCAGAAACCTACCGACGGGCTGACGGTCGCACGTGAGATCGGGCTTGAGACGATGTGCACAGAGTGCCCGCATTTTGGAAAATGGGTCGCATGGATCAAAACGCTCCCCGAAACGGCAAAACAAACAGTACATGAAAGGTAA
- a CDS encoding GyrI-like domain-containing protein, with protein MEKIDYKKAFPDLYKPKTSPSAVEVPPMTFIMVDGKGNPNDSDGEYPAAVELLYGLSYTIKMNKKGESRPQGYFEYVVPPLEGLWSLDEGVDFKNKEKFLWTSMIRQPEFVTAEVFAGACRMVEEKKKLDTSKARLEIFSEGLCVQCMHIGPFDEEPLTLESMDQFIRENGLTPDLTTRRHHEIYLSDPRKTDPGKMKTILRIPVKKA; from the coding sequence ATGGAAAAAATCGATTATAAAAAAGCATTTCCCGATCTGTATAAGCCGAAGACGAGTCCTTCCGCGGTGGAAGTTCCTCCTATGACGTTCATTATGGTCGACGGAAAAGGAAACCCGAATGATTCCGACGGTGAGTATCCCGCGGCGGTCGAGCTGTTGTATGGTCTGTCTTATACGATAAAAATGAACAAAAAAGGGGAGAGTCGACCGCAAGGCTACTTTGAGTATGTCGTCCCTCCACTTGAAGGGCTGTGGAGTCTGGATGAGGGGGTCGACTTCAAAAACAAAGAGAAGTTCCTCTGGACGTCCATGATCCGCCAGCCGGAGTTCGTGACGGCGGAGGTGTTTGCCGGAGCATGCCGCATGGTCGAAGAAAAGAAGAAACTGGATACGTCAAAGGCGCGGCTCGAGATATTTTCCGAAGGTCTTTGTGTGCAGTGCATGCATATCGGCCCCTTCGATGAGGAACCTCTGACTTTGGAGAGTATGGACCAGTTCATTAGGGAAAATGGTCTGACCCCTGATCTTACCACTCGCCGGCATCATGAGATCTATCTCTCGGACCCTCGCAAAACCGATCCGGGCAAAATGAAAACCATCCTCCGCATTCCGGTAAAAAAAGCGTGA
- the comE gene encoding sulfopyruvate decarboxylase subunit beta: MNEETVLRIMHEEGIDMIASLPCDKNKRLTALLKTEFPVIDLAREEDGVGIGAGVVLAGKRPLVSIQSSGLGNMLNALLSLSCVYHFPLPILASWRGVCDEKICAQIPFNAPLPKLLDVYNIPYRICRSAADLEGIREVIRGAFTQQTPYVALILPSCWDPQQDAPITYPKRSLPDRTFFLPGYTEPELTRLDAIEKIVSAVPENAVIISNIGVPSKELYAAKDRAGNFYMLGSYMQTSAIGLGCAFSSPKTPVYVIDGDGSLLGSAVLPVIAAQKCENLHIMALDNGTFGSTGNQISPAYETADIGMLARAAGITSVERAVSLQEISSAVSRGVSFVHLLIRPGNSASPNIPLSPEEIRRRVEQFIRETG; this comes from the coding sequence ATGAACGAAGAAACGGTTCTTCGGATCATGCACGAAGAAGGGATCGACATGATCGCCTCTCTGCCGTGTGATAAAAACAAGCGTCTCACCGCGCTTTTAAAAACAGAGTTCCCGGTCATCGACCTGGCACGTGAAGAGGACGGGGTCGGGATCGGGGCAGGCGTAGTTCTCGCCGGAAAACGTCCGCTCGTCTCGATCCAGAGCTCGGGCCTTGGGAATATGCTCAACGCACTCCTCTCGCTTTCCTGCGTGTATCACTTTCCTCTGCCGATCCTTGCAAGCTGGCGGGGTGTATGCGACGAGAAGATCTGTGCCCAGATCCCGTTCAATGCTCCGCTGCCGAAACTGCTGGATGTGTATAACATCCCGTATCGGATCTGCAGATCCGCAGCGGATCTGGAAGGGATCAGAGAGGTCATCAGAGGTGCGTTTACACAGCAGACGCCGTATGTTGCTCTGATCCTTCCTTCCTGCTGGGATCCCCAGCAGGATGCACCCATTACGTATCCGAAACGTTCACTTCCGGACCGGACATTTTTCCTGCCGGGATACACCGAACCTGAACTCACACGGCTTGACGCGATAGAAAAAATCGTCTCCGCGGTTCCCGAAAACGCGGTCATCATCTCCAATATCGGAGTTCCGTCCAAGGAACTCTATGCGGCAAAGGACCGGGCAGGGAACTTCTACATGCTCGGCAGTTATATGCAGACGTCCGCGATCGGTCTTGGCTGTGCGTTTTCCTCACCGAAAACGCCAGTCTATGTGATCGACGGGGACGGAAGTCTGCTCGGATCGGCAGTTCTGCCGGTGATCGCGGCACAGAAATGTGAGAATCTGCATATCATGGCGCTGGACAACGGGACGTTTGGAAGCACCGGGAATCAGATCAGTCCAGCGTATGAAACCGCAGATATCGGGATGCTCGCACGTGCGGCCGGGATCACCTCGGTCGAACGTGCCGTATCCCTTCAAGAGATATCAAGCGCCGTATCACGGGGTGTTTCGTTCGTTCATCTCCTTATCCGCCCGGGAAATTCGGCATCGCCGAATATTCCCCTCTCTCCGGAAGAGATCCGCAGAAGAGTGGAACAGTTCATCCGGGAAACCGGATAA